A genomic window from Flavobacterium johnsoniae includes:
- the lysS gene encoding lysine--tRNA ligase, with amino-acid sequence MALSEQEIIRREKLQNLRNLGINPYPANLFPVNHTSKQIKETFEEGKKVIVAGRLMSVRDQGKACFAELQDSEGRIQLYVNRDVLCEGDDKTLYNQVFKKLTDLGDFIGIEGELFTTQVGAKCIRVSGFTFLSKTLRPLPLPKVDEEGNVHDAFNDAELRYRMRYVDLTVNPQVKETFIKRTKLFTAMRGYFNDAGYLEVDTPVLQSIPGGASARPFITHHNSLDIPLYMRIANELYLKRLIVGGFEGVYEFSRNFRNEGMDRTHNPEFTAMEIYVAYKDYNWMMEFAEGLLEHCAIAVNGTSEVTFGEHTINFKAPYARVTMTDSIKHFTGFDISGKTEQELFEAARGMGIEVDETMGKGKLIDEIFGAKCEGNYIQPTFITDYPKEMSPLCKEHRDNPDLTERFELMVCGKEIANAYSELNDPIDQRERFEDQMRLSEKGDDEANGIIDEDFLRALEYGMPPTSGMGIGMDRLIMYLTNNASIQEVLLFPQMRPEKKQAQIELSDEEKVIITLLKGNENKMDLSQLKVSANLSGKKWDASMKNLSKHGLTKVVVDGEFKFVELVG; translated from the coding sequence ATGGCATTATCAGAACAAGAAATCATCAGAAGAGAAAAACTTCAAAACTTACGCAATCTGGGAATCAATCCTTATCCAGCAAATCTTTTTCCTGTAAATCATACTTCGAAGCAGATAAAGGAAACTTTTGAGGAAGGAAAGAAGGTTATCGTTGCAGGACGTTTGATGAGTGTTCGTGATCAAGGTAAAGCTTGTTTTGCTGAATTACAAGACAGCGAAGGACGTATTCAATTGTACGTGAATCGCGATGTTTTATGTGAAGGTGACGATAAAACTTTATACAACCAAGTTTTCAAAAAATTAACCGATTTAGGTGATTTTATTGGTATTGAAGGAGAATTGTTTACTACGCAAGTTGGAGCAAAATGTATTCGCGTAAGTGGTTTTACTTTCTTGAGTAAAACGCTACGTCCGCTTCCGTTACCAAAAGTTGACGAAGAAGGAAACGTACACGATGCTTTTAACGACGCTGAATTGCGTTACAGAATGCGTTATGTAGATTTAACTGTAAATCCGCAGGTTAAAGAAACTTTTATTAAACGTACAAAGTTATTTACTGCGATGCGTGGTTATTTTAACGACGCTGGATATTTGGAAGTTGACACTCCTGTTTTGCAGTCAATTCCTGGCGGAGCTTCGGCGAGACCATTTATTACGCACCATAACTCGCTTGATATTCCGCTTTATATGCGTATTGCAAACGAATTATATTTGAAAAGATTAATTGTTGGTGGATTTGAAGGTGTTTATGAGTTCTCTAGAAATTTCCGTAACGAAGGAATGGACAGAACGCATAATCCTGAATTTACTGCAATGGAAATATATGTAGCCTACAAAGACTACAACTGGATGATGGAATTTGCTGAAGGTTTATTGGAACATTGTGCAATAGCTGTAAACGGAACTAGTGAAGTTACTTTTGGCGAGCATACAATCAACTTTAAAGCGCCTTATGCACGCGTTACGATGACAGATTCTATCAAACATTTTACTGGTTTTGACATTTCTGGAAAAACTGAGCAAGAATTGTTTGAAGCTGCGCGCGGAATGGGAATCGAGGTTGACGAAACGATGGGTAAAGGAAAATTAATTGATGAGATTTTTGGAGCTAAATGTGAAGGAAATTATATTCAGCCAACTTTCATTACTGATTATCCTAAAGAAATGTCTCCGCTTTGTAAAGAGCACAGAGATAATCCAGATTTGACTGAGCGTTTTGAATTAATGGTTTGCGGTAAAGAAATTGCAAATGCGTATTCTGAATTAAACGATCCAATTGATCAAAGAGAGCGTTTTGAAGATCAAATGCGTCTTTCTGAAAAAGGTGATGACGAAGCAAACGGAATTATCGACGAAGATTTCTTAAGAGCTCTTGAGTACGGTATGCCTCCAACTTCTGGAATGGGAATTGGAATGGATCGTTTGATTATGTATTTAACGAATAACGCTTCTATTCAAGAAGTTTTATTGTTTCCGCAAATGCGTCCTGAGAAAAAACAAGCTCAAATTGAACTTTCTGATGAAGAAAAAGTTATCATTACTTTATTGAAAGGAAACGAAAATAAAATGGATTTATCTCAACTTAAAGTTTCTGCTAATTTAAGCGGTAAAAAATGGGATGCTTCTATGAAAAACTTATCTAAACACGGTTTGACTAAAGTTGTCGTTGACGGCGAGTTTAAATTTGTGGAATTGGTGGGGTAA